A segment of the Sphingomonas kaistensis genome:
CGGGGCGGTGCTGGAGCTGGCCGGCGGGCGGACGGCCGAGCTGGGCATCAAGGCCGGCGACAAAGTCGAGTGGGTGCACACGGCCGCGGCGCAGTAGCGCTTGCTCCAGCCCTCCCGGAACCGCTAGGGGCGCAAGCCATGGGAATCTTGGCGAGCATCTTCACCTGGTGGAACGGCGCTACCCTCGGCACCTCGATCTTCACGCGCCGCCACGGCCGTGAGGTCGGGCGCGACGAGGCCGGCAACGTCTATTTCGAGCACCGCAAGGATCCGAACCGGCGGTGGGTGATCTACAACGGCTCGAACGACGCCAGCCGGGCGCCGCCGCAATGGCAGAGCTGGCTTCGCGGCCAGCTTGGCGACGTGCCGGACAAGTCGCTTCCGCCTGCGCGCAAGTTCCAGAAGCCGGGCCTGCCCAACCTGTCAGGCAGCGACGGGACCTACCGCCCCGCGGGATCGCTGTCGCGTGGCGGCAAGCGGCCGGCGGCGACCGGCGATTACCAGGCCTGGACCCCGGACTGAGGTGCTGAGGCCTGCTGCGGCGCTGGTGATGCTGGGCCTGACGGTGGCCGGGTGCGACCGGCTGCCCGGGCGCGGCGAACAGCAGCCGGAAAAGGCCACGGCCAGCGCCAAGGCCGAGCCGCTGGCGCCGGGCACCACCCCGATGAACGAGCGGGTGGCGGTGCTGGGCATCCTCAACAAGCGCAACGGCATCTCGCGCGACATCCGGTTGAAGCCGGGCCAGGCGGTCAGGATCAAGGACGTGATCGTCCGCCTCCGCGCCTGCGAGACCACCCCGCCGTGGGAATTCGACCAGCTGACCGGCGCCTTCGTCCAGGTCGACGTGCAGCAGCCCGACGGCGGCTTCAGCCGGGTATTTTCCGGCTGGCTGTACAAGGAAAGCCCGTCGCTGAACGTGGTCGAGAACCGCGTCTACGACGTCTGGCCCAAGAGCTGCACGATGAGCTTCCCCGGCGCGCCCGAGCAGGCCGGCGCGCTTGCGGACGACAGCAGCCCGTCGAGCGAGCCCCAGTCGGGCCGCGGCGGATCCCCGGCCGAGCGCAACGCTTCGCCGAGCAACCCGACGTAGGTCCGGCGCGGGATCTCCACCGCGCCGAGCGAGGCGAGATGTTCGGTCAGGAACTGGCAGTCGCACAGGGTGAAATGGCCGACCCGCAGCCGCGCCATCAAAAAGGCCAGCGCCACCTTTGACGCGTCGCGCGCGCGGCTGAACATGCTTTCGGCGAAGAAGGCGCGGCCCAGCACCACGCCGTACACCCCGCCGACCAGCGTATCGTCCTGCCAGACTTCGACCGAATGGGCCTGCCCGCGGGCGTGGAGGGCCAGCATGGCGGCTTCGATGGGGCCGTTGATCCAGGTCTGCGGGCGGTCCGCGCAGCCGAGCAGGACCCCGGCGAACTCGCGGTCGGCAGTGACCCTGTAGCGCCCCGACCGAAGCCGCTTGGCGAGGCTGCGCGACAGGTGGAAATTGTCCGGCTGGAGGAGCGCCCGGGTCCGCGGCTCCACCCAGAACAGCTCGTCGCTGGCGCGGTCGTCGGCCATCGGGAAGATCCCGGCGGCATAGCCGCGCAGGACGAGATCAGGGTCGAGCGGAAGGCTCATCGCAGCGGGTGTAACGTGCCGGGGCGCCTGCCGCTACCGGGAGGCGCTCAGGCCTCCCGTTGCTCCTCCAGCCAGCGCTCCAGCCACTTGATCGTATAGTCGCCGGACGCGAACGCCGGTTCCTTGAGGATGCGCTGATGGAGCGGCACGTTGGTCTTGGGACCGTCGATCACGAACTCCTCGAGCGCGCGGCGGAGGCGGCAGATGGCGGCATCGCGGTCCTCGCCCCACACGATCAGCTTGCCGATCATGCTGTCGTAGTAGGGCGGCACCTTATAGCCCGAATAGAGGCCACTATCGACGCGGGTCTGAAAGCCGCCGGGCGCGACGAAGTTCTTCACCAGCCCCGGCGAGGGGGCGAAGGTCACGGGATCCTCGGCGTTGATCCGGCATTCGATCGAATGGCCCTTCAGCACGACCTGATCCTGCGTGACCGACAGGCCGCGGCCTTCGGCGATGCGAAGCTGTTCGGCGACGAGATCGAGGCCGCTGATCATCTCGGTCACCGGATGCTCGACCTGCAGCCGGGTATTCATCTCGATGAAGTAGAATTCGCCGTTCTCGTAGAGGAACTCGATGGTCCCGGCGCCGCGATAGCCCATGTCGGCCATCGCCTTGCGGACCCGCTCGCCCATCTCGGCGCGCTGGGCGGCGGAGACGACCGGGGAGGGGGCCTCCTCGATCACCTTCTGGTGGCGACGCTGGACCGAACAGTCGCGCTCGCCGAGGTGGATCGCGCCGCCCTCGCCGTCACCGAAGATCTGATATTCGATGTGCTTGGGGTCGCCGAGATACTTTTCCATGTAGACGGTCGGGTCACCGAAGGCGGCATTCGCCTCCGACGAAGCCTGCGCCATCAGGGTTTCGAGTTGGTCGGGGTCCGGCACCACCTTCATGCCGCGGCCGCCGCCGCCCGACGCGGCCTTGATCAGCACCGGATAGCCGATCTCCTCGGCAATCGCCTTGGCCTCGTCGAGGTCGCTGATCGGGCCCGGCGAACCGGGGACCAGCGGCAAGCCGAGCTTGGCGGCGGTGCGCTTGGCCTCGACCTTGTCGCCCATCACCCGGATATGCTCGGGCTTGGGGCCGACCCAGATGATGTTGTGCAGCTCGACGATCTCGGCGAACTGGGCGTTTTCGGACAGGAAGCCGTAGCCGGGGTGGATCGCGTCGGCGTGGACGATCTCGGCCGCCGAAATGATGTTGGGAATGTTGAGGTAGCTGTCACGCGCCGCGGGCGGCCCGATGCACACCGCCTCGTCGGCCAGACGGACGTGCATGGCGTCGGCGTCCGCGGTCGAGTGCACCGCAACCGTGCGGATGCCATGTTCCTTGGCGGCGCGCAGGATGCGGAGCGCAATCTCGCCGCGATTGGCGATCAGCAGCTTGTTGATCGGGCGCATCTTACTCGATGACCACCAGCGGCTGATCGAATTCGACCGGCTGGGCGTTGGCGACGAGCAGCTGAGTGATCTTGCCGGCGCGGGGAGCAACGATCGGGTTCATCACCTTCATCGCCTCGACGATCAGCAGGGTGTCGCCCTGCTTCACCGTGTCGCCGATGCCGACGAAGGCCGGGGCGCCGGGTTCGGCGGACAGGTAGCAGGTGCCGACCATCGGCGAGCGAACCAGTTCGCCGGCCTGCTCCATCGGAGTGGATGCGGTGTCGGCGGCGGAGGCGGTCGGTGCAGCGGCGGCCGGGGAAGCGGCTTGCGGCGCGGCCACGACGTGCTGGACCGGAGCGGCGGCAACGGTCAGCTCGCGCTTGACCCGGATCTTGCGATCACCGTCCTCGACCTCGATCTCGGACAATTCGTTGGCGCTCAGCAATTCGGCGAGTTCGCGGACCAGACCGGCATCGATGCGCATCTGTTTATGCTCGTCAGACATGAGAAAATTCCTGTAATCTGTCGCCGCGCGCTCTGTCAGAGCCGGGCGGCGGCGTCCAGTGCCAGCGTGTAGGAGCTGGCGCCGAAGCCGCTGATGGACCCAACGCAGACACCGGCGATGAGGCTGCGATGGCGGAAGCGTTCGCGGGCGTGCGGGTTGCTGAGATGGATCTCGATGACCGGCGTCGGGATGGCCGCAACGGCGTCGCGCAGCGCGACGGAGGTGTGGGTCAGGCCGCCCGCGTTGAGGATCACGGCATCGACTCCGCTGTCCGCCGCCTCGTGCAGCCAGTCGATCAGGTGGCCCTCGTGATTGGACTGCCGGACGTCGACCTGCACATTGAGCCCGGAGGCCTGCTGGTGCAGCCCGGCGGCGATGTCGTCGAGCGTGTCGGAGCCATAGACCTCCGGCTCGCGGGTACCGAGGCGGTTGAGGTTGGGACCGTTCAGGACGAGGATGGTGCGCATTGCCGCCGCTTCATCCGCCACCTAGATGCCAAGGTCAAATGAGCGAAACCGAAACCCACAGCGTCACGGTCAACGGCGAACACCGCCGGGTGGCCGCCGGAACCACCGTCGCCGGCCTGGTCGGCGAGCTCGGGCTCGACCCCGCGCGGGTCGCGGTGGAGCGCAATCTCGAGATCGTGCCGCGCTCGACCCTGGCGCAAGTGCTGGTCGAGGACGGCGACGATTACGAGGTGGTTCACTTTGTTGGTGGCGGCTGATCAGATCCGAGTGCGTGGCAGGGGAATGGTCGCGCCGCGGCGGCGGGCAAGCCGTTCCACCTCGTCAAAGGACGCATTGATTCGGGTCCGCGCTTCGCCGACCGCCCATTCGCTGCCGGCCGGGGCGGGCTCGCCCGGCGCTCTCTTCGCCGCGGCGTCGATCGCGGCGGCATAGTCGCTCCATGCCGCGACATGCGCCTGGTAGGCGCTCCAGAAATCATTCGGTGCGGCGCCTTGCCGTATCTCGCGCATCCGCGCGGCGATCTCTTGCGGGGCCAGCGAATCCAGGTCGAGGTTGTCGGCTTTAAGGATGCGTTCGATCGCCGGAATCGCGGCGGAACGGGTGACCACCAGGTCGGGCTCGGCGACCGCCAGGAAAAGCAACGTTGCAAGCATCGGCCAAGCGCTCATATCAGCGCCCATGGCCAGTCTTCCAGTCACTTCCTCCGCCGCCCCGACCGATGCCGATAGCTGGAGCGTCGCCGGGCGCACCTTTTCCTCGCGGCTGATCGTCGGCACCGGCAAGTACAAGAGCCTCGAACAGAATGCGGCGGCGGTGGCTGCGAGCGGGGCGGAGATCGTCACGGTGGCGGTGCGGCGGGTCAACCTGACCGACCCCAATGCGCCCAAGCTGACCGACTATATCGATCCCAAGGTCACGACCTACCTGCCGAATACGGCCGGCTGCTTCACCGCCGAGGAGGCGATCCGCACCCTGCGCCTGGCGCGCGAAGCGGGCGGGTGGAAGCTGGTCAAGCTGGAGGTGCTGGCCGAGGCCAAGACGCTCTACCCCGACATGATCGAGACCGTCCGCGCGACCGAGTTGCTGACCAAGGAAGGGTTCGAGGTGATGGTCTATTGCACCGACGATCCGATCATGGCCCGCCGCTGCGAGGAGGCCGGCGCCGTGGCGATCATGCCGCTGGGCGCGCCGATCGGTTCGGGGTTGGGCGTGCAGAACCCCGTGACCATCCGCCTGATCGTCGAGGGAGCGAAGGTCCCCGTGCTGGTCGATGCCGGGGTCGGCACCGCCAGCGACGCGGCCTATGCGATGGAGCTGGGTTGCGACGGCGTGCTGATGAATACCGCTATCGCCGAGGCCAAGGACCCGATCCTGATGGCTCGCGCGATGAAGGCGGCGGTCGAGAGCGGCCGCCTCGCCTATCGCGCCGGGCGCATGGGCAAGCGGATGTACGCCGACCCGTCGAGCCCGCTGGCCGGGCTGATCTGAGGGGCGGCGATCAGCCCAGCGGCTGGTCGATGCTGGGCGGCGGGGTGGTGAACCACTTCGGTCCGCTTGGCGTCATGTGGAAGCAATCCTCCAGCCGCACCCCGAAGCGCCCGGGGAGATAGAGTCCGGGCTCGTTCGAGAAGCACATGCCGGGGGCGAGCCTAGTAGTTTCGCCGCGGACGAGGTTGACGGGTTCGTGGCCTTCCATCCCAATTCCGTGGCCGGTGCGGTGGGACAGGCCGGGGAGCTTGTAGTCGGGGCCGTAGCCCCAGCTCGTGTAGGCCTTGCGGACCGCGTCATCGACGCTTCCGGCCGATGCGCCGACCCGTGCGGCGGCGAGCGCGATCTGCTGGCCGCGGTGGACCTGTCCCCAGACCTTGCGCTGCTCGGGGCTGGGCTTGCCGGCGAAGATGAAGGTGCGGCTGATGTCCGACTGATAGCCGTGCACGCTGCACCCGCCGTCGACCAGCACGAGATCGCCCCGCGCCAGGGTGTGCGGCTTCTTGGAGCCGTGGGGGAGGGCCGAGGCTTCGTTGATGAGGACGAGGTTGCCGTCGGCGTCACCGCCCAGCGCCTTGGTGGCCGCAACGATGGCCGCGCTGATGTCGCCGCCGCTCATGCCGGGCTTGAGGTTGGCGAGGGCGGTGCGGAAGGCGGCGATGGTGATGTCGCTGGCGGCCTGCATCAGGGCGAGCTCGGCCGGCGACTTGATCATCCGCTGGGCGCGGACGACGGCATTGGCGCTGACGATCCGGGCGGAAGGCAGCTGCGCGGCGAGGCGATCGCCGAGGAAGAAGCGGTTGGTTTCTTCAAAGGCGACGGGCTGGCCGGCGACTTTCCGTTCGCGCAGGAAATCGGCGACGAGCTTCAGCGGTTCGTCGTCTTCCTGCCAGGTGCGGATTTCGGCGGGCACCTCGAGCTGCTCGGCGATGCTGGGCTGCTCGAAGAAGGGGGTGACCATGATCGGGTCGCCCTCGGCGGGAATGACGACCCCGGTCAGCCGCTCGCTGCGCCACCACTGGACTCCGGTGTAATAGTCGAGGCTGGCCCCCGACTCGACCAGCATGGCGCCGAGGCGGTTGGCGCGGAGCAATTGCTGCGCGCGGCGAAGGTGAGCGATCCGCTCGGCCGCGCTGATCGGCGGCGGCAGGGGCGCCGGACGACCTGCTCCGCGACCGTTGCGGCAAACCCGCGGGCGGGCATGGCAATCGCCGCGCCCAGCGCGCCCGTGCCGGCCAGGAACGATCGGCGGTGAATGGCGGCCTTGGTCACAAGCTTCACTCCCTGCTGCTGCTTACTGGCGCGTTCCGATGAGGTGGAAGCGGGTCTGCCGGCCATCGAGATAGTGCACCGTCCGGCCATCGAAAAAGGCATTTTCTTCCTGCCGGAAGTTAATTTCCTGCCCGTTCCATTCGGGCACTTTGACCTTGGCGTTGAGCTCGATCGACCAGGCGGTGGCGGGACGCAGGGGCCGCTCGCCGCGCGGGTCGGGGTTCTGGTTGTCCCAGAAGCCGATGCTGCTGCCCGCGCCGTGACCGTGGAAGCCGATCGGGTGCGAATAGATGGAGGGCGTGAGCCCGGCGGCGATGGCTTTGGCGCGGGCGGCTGCCAGGATCTGGTTGCCGGTGAGGCCGGTGCGGAAGCTGGAAGTCAGCGCGTCCTGCACGCGGTTGGCGGCGGCGAGGCCGTCGCGCAGGCCCTTGGGTGCCTCGCGTTCGCCGTCCTTCAGGACATAGCCGAGCTGCTGCACGTCGCTGTTGAGGCCGAGGTAGGTGATTCCGAAGTCGGTCCACAGCATGTCGCCCTTGCGGATCACCTCGTCTTCCTGGAGCGCGGCGGCCTGGCCCTGGCGGAAGATCGACAGCGAGGGGTGGAACCACACCTGCATGCCAAGGCTGCTGACCTTTTCGCGCATCCACCATCGGACGTCGTTGGCGGTGGTCTTGCCTGGCGTGATGACCTTGTCGCTGAGCGCTTCGGCGATGATCGCATGGGTGACCTGGAGAAGCTGCGGATAGACCTGCATTTCTTGCCCGGTGCGGGTTTCCATCCAGCCGACCGCAAGCTCGTCGGTCCGCACGAGGCGGTCGCGGTAGGGGGCGGGGAGGGCGGCGACGAGGCCCTCATACTGGCTGAGGGTGAGGCCATCGGCGAACTGGCTGAGCGCCGAGCTGTTGATGGCGATGCGCTTGGGATTGCGGGCGGCGACCAGCTTGCCGAGCGCCTTCCACTGGTCGGGTTCGGCCTCCGGGTTCCAGGCCGGCTGGAACAGCCTGGCAAGGCCGTAGCGGCTGACGGTCAGGCGCTCGACCGGCTTGC
Coding sequences within it:
- a CDS encoding NADH:ubiquinone oxidoreductase subunit NDUFA12, translating into MGILASIFTWWNGATLGTSIFTRRHGREVGRDEAGNVYFEHRKDPNRRWVIYNGSNDASRAPPQWQSWLRGQLGDVPDKSLPPARKFQKPGLPNLSGSDGTYRPAGSLSRGGKRPAATGDYQAWTPD
- the aat gene encoding leucyl/phenylalanyl-tRNA--protein transferase — translated: MSLPLDPDLVLRGYAAGIFPMADDRASDELFWVEPRTRALLQPDNFHLSRSLAKRLRSGRYRVTADREFAGVLLGCADRPQTWINGPIEAAMLALHARGQAHSVEVWQDDTLVGGVYGVVLGRAFFAESMFSRARDASKVALAFLMARLRVGHFTLCDCQFLTEHLASLGAVEIPRRTYVGLLGEALRSAGDPPRPDWGSLDGLLSSASAPACSGAPGKLIVQLLGQTS
- the accC gene encoding acetyl-CoA carboxylase biotin carboxylase subunit, giving the protein MRPINKLLIANRGEIALRILRAAKEHGIRTVAVHSTADADAMHVRLADEAVCIGPPAARDSYLNIPNIISAAEIVHADAIHPGYGFLSENAQFAEIVELHNIIWVGPKPEHIRVMGDKVEAKRTAAKLGLPLVPGSPGPISDLDEAKAIAEEIGYPVLIKAASGGGGRGMKVVPDPDQLETLMAQASSEANAAFGDPTVYMEKYLGDPKHIEYQIFGDGEGGAIHLGERDCSVQRRHQKVIEEAPSPVVSAAQRAEMGERVRKAMADMGYRGAGTIEFLYENGEFYFIEMNTRLQVEHPVTEMISGLDLVAEQLRIAEGRGLSVTQDQVVLKGHSIECRINAEDPVTFAPSPGLVKNFVAPGGFQTRVDSGLYSGYKVPPYYDSMIGKLIVWGEDRDAAICRLRRALEEFVIDGPKTNVPLHQRILKEPAFASGDYTIKWLERWLEEQREA
- the accB gene encoding acetyl-CoA carboxylase biotin carboxyl carrier protein is translated as MSDEHKQMRIDAGLVRELAELLSANELSEIEVEDGDRKIRVKRELTVAAAPVQHVVAAPQAASPAAAAPTASAADTASTPMEQAGELVRSPMVGTCYLSAEPGAPAFVGIGDTVKQGDTLLIVEAMKVMNPIVAPRAGKITQLLVANAQPVEFDQPLVVIE
- the aroQ gene encoding type II 3-dehydroquinate dehydratase, producing the protein MRTILVLNGPNLNRLGTREPEVYGSDTLDDIAAGLHQQASGLNVQVDVRQSNHEGHLIDWLHEAADSGVDAVILNAGGLTHTSVALRDAVAAIPTPVIEIHLSNPHARERFRHRSLIAGVCVGSISGFGASSYTLALDAAARL
- a CDS encoding Xaa-Pro peptidase family protein: MLRANRLGAMLVESGASLDYYTGVQWWRSERLTGVVIPAEGDPIMVTPFFEQPSIAEQLEVPAEIRTWQEDDEPLKLVADFLRERKVAGQPVAFEETNRFFLGDRLAAQLPSARIVSANAVVRAQRMIKSPAELALMQAASDITIAAFRTALANLKPGMSGGDISAAIVAATKALGGDADGNLVLINEASALPHGSKKPHTLARGDLVLVDGGCSVHGYQSDISRTFIFAGKPSPEQRKVWGQVHRGQQIALAAARVGASAGSVDDAVRKAYTSWGYGPDYKLPGLSHRTGHGIGMEGHEPVNLVRGETTRLAPGMCFSNEPGLYLPGRFGVRLEDCFHMTPSGPKWFTTPPPSIDQPLG
- a CDS encoding M24 family metallopeptidase gives rise to the protein MTNYLGLAACLLAGTAAPAAAAAQPSTTPTVLSLRERATLEDRLLAGRLDTVVPALMREHKIDMWVLIAREYVEDPVVMTMLDAENMHARRRTILVFFDPGAGKPVERLTVSRYGLARLFQPAWNPEAEPDQWKALGKLVAARNPKRIAINSSALSQFADGLTLSQYEGLVAALPAPYRDRLVRTDELAVGWMETRTGQEMQVYPQLLQVTHAIIAEALSDKVITPGKTTANDVRWWMREKVSSLGMQVWFHPSLSIFRQGQAAALQEDEVIRKGDMLWTDFGITYLGLNSDVQQLGYVLKDGEREAPKGLRDGLAAANRVQDALTSSFRTGLTGNQILAAARAKAIAAGLTPSIYSHPIGFHGHGAGSSIGFWDNQNPDPRGERPLRPATAWSIELNAKVKVPEWNGQEINFRQEENAFFDGRTVHYLDGRQTRFHLIGTRQ